The following are encoded in a window of Armatimonas rosea genomic DNA:
- a CDS encoding 3-keto-disaccharide hydrolase has translation MNVLSLLALAALAQSPYLPPDPKAKQPKPVPPPPGAIVLFSGKEEEVAQNWRKNGSDADGHWKVVKGALVSQAGDIVSKQEFTDFMLHVEFKVPYVPNEKGQGRGNSGVGLQGRYEIQVLDSSGLKIPGTGDCGAVYSQSAPLVNACKPPLSWQTYDIIFRAPRFVDGKLTEKARVTVFQNGILVQNNTEIQGPTGIRADRPIDKPGPIFLQDHHNPTEFRQVWVVPLPTEGSKSYDPK, from the coding sequence ATGAACGTACTCTCTCTTCTCGCCCTGGCGGCGCTCGCACAGTCGCCCTACCTGCCCCCCGACCCAAAGGCCAAGCAGCCCAAGCCCGTCCCGCCGCCCCCCGGCGCGATCGTGCTCTTCTCCGGCAAAGAGGAAGAAGTGGCCCAGAACTGGCGCAAGAACGGCTCGGATGCAGACGGTCACTGGAAGGTGGTCAAGGGCGCGCTGGTCTCGCAGGCCGGGGATATCGTCAGCAAGCAGGAGTTCACCGACTTTATGCTCCATGTCGAGTTCAAGGTTCCCTACGTCCCCAATGAGAAGGGCCAGGGTCGCGGCAACTCCGGGGTCGGGCTGCAAGGGCGCTACGAGATTCAGGTGCTGGACTCGTCGGGGCTGAAGATCCCCGGCACCGGCGACTGCGGCGCGGTCTACAGCCAGTCCGCCCCGCTGGTCAATGCCTGCAAGCCCCCGCTCTCCTGGCAGACCTACGATATTATCTTCCGCGCCCCCCGCTTCGTAGACGGCAAGCTCACCGAGAAGGCGCGCGTGACGGTCTTCCAGAACGGGATTCTGGTGCAGAACAACACGGAGATTCAAGGCCCCACAGGGATTCGCGCCGACCGCCCCATCGACAAGCCCGGCCCGATCTTCCTGCAAGACCACCACAACCCCACCGAGTTCCGCCAGGTCTGGGTCGTCCCCCTGCCCACCGAGGGCTCCAAGAGCTACGACCCGAAATAA
- a CDS encoding M56 family metallopeptidase, whose amino-acid sequence MLELLVKMTLLLGLALMLVACLPRTQASLRHGVLLTSLLLLPLLPVLQRLPTLIAVPLIVKAPAPTEYAPSDILRAGTDIEKSPVHIERAPVESQQAPVHREKSRLQIESAEVCIGVYSVVVFVLLVRLFCDRMALHILLKQTTSAELVALFPVLLTTRSIVPLACGTLRRRILLPHTALGWEPERLRAVLLHESAHLSRHDPLCQLLAELVRALFWFHPLVWLAVAQLRREAETACDRHVLANGIAPDRYAHYLLEIVKMLKKQPSAPAMARTPRLESRVHSILSYLPTRPTRSATLTLALIGVATVPLLAARPATLPQSEAPVKQALPAIEQVKRREELLAQDQEKMRLDQAKAAAEKKATKLATTNNKAKLADEKALQEKCQRELVALKQRARDLDLQQAEADRQLNKRRVEEDMAQARERQTRNFATEPLDEELEELKLKLRNLDNRLTDKQLELADFLVNFGEDHLRVKAVRNQMEVLTKMINEVRRNRDQIRAKLQEVTHVQRAQQQKLQIDEQEQVLVALRAELESLERAVEEKAKQVQNGLTSVDELNKEQAKLKEMKARYQVAESRLKQLKG is encoded by the coding sequence ATGCTTGAGCTTCTTGTCAAGATGACCTTGCTTCTTGGGCTGGCGCTGATGCTGGTGGCGTGCCTGCCACGCACTCAGGCAAGCCTGCGTCATGGAGTGCTACTCACGAGTCTCTTACTCCTGCCCTTGCTTCCTGTCTTGCAGCGTCTGCCTACTCTCATTGCCGTGCCGCTTATCGTAAAAGCGCCCGCACCCACTGAGTATGCACCCTCAGATATCCTTCGTGCAGGCACTGACATTGAAAAATCACCCGTGCACATTGAAAGAGCACCCGTGGAATCTCAACAAGCACCGGTGCATAGAGAAAAATCAAGGCTGCAAATCGAAAGTGCAGAGGTCTGCATTGGAGTTTATAGTGTCGTTGTTTTTGTCTTACTCGTGCGCTTGTTTTGTGATCGGATGGCACTGCATATCTTGCTCAAGCAAACAACATCTGCCGAGCTGGTTGCCCTTTTTCCTGTCTTGCTAACCACACGCTCTATTGTCCCTCTTGCCTGTGGCACACTTCGTCGGCGCATCTTGCTCCCCCATACCGCGCTGGGCTGGGAGCCAGAGCGCCTACGGGCTGTGCTGCTACATGAGTCTGCCCATCTCTCCCGCCACGATCCTCTCTGTCAGCTTCTCGCAGAGCTGGTTCGTGCTCTCTTCTGGTTTCATCCTCTTGTCTGGCTGGCGGTTGCCCAGCTACGACGAGAGGCAGAGACTGCTTGTGACCGTCATGTTCTTGCGAATGGGATCGCCCCTGATCGCTACGCCCACTACCTTTTGGAGATTGTCAAGATGCTTAAGAAACAACCGTCGGCCCCTGCCATGGCCCGCACGCCTCGTCTAGAATCGCGCGTGCACTCCATTCTTTCCTACCTGCCCACTCGACCCACACGCAGCGCCACGCTCACGCTGGCCCTGATCGGTGTGGCGACCGTCCCACTTCTCGCCGCTCGCCCTGCCACACTTCCTCAGAGTGAAGCACCGGTAAAACAAGCGCTACCCGCAATCGAACAAGTGAAGCGCCGCGAGGAGCTCCTGGCACAGGATCAGGAAAAAATGCGTCTGGATCAGGCAAAGGCCGCCGCAGAAAAGAAAGCCACGAAGCTCGCCACGACAAATAACAAGGCAAAGCTTGCCGATGAGAAAGCGCTCCAGGAAAAATGCCAGCGTGAGCTCGTGGCACTAAAACAGCGAGCGAGAGACCTAGACCTGCAACAAGCCGAAGCAGATCGCCAACTCAATAAGCGACGTGTGGAAGAGGACATGGCTCAGGCACGAGAGCGCCAAACACGGAACTTTGCAACAGAGCCCCTCGACGAAGAGCTAGAGGAGCTTAAGCTCAAATTACGCAACCTTGATAACCGGCTTACGGATAAGCAGCTAGAGCTTGCAGATTTCTTGGTAAATTTTGGAGAGGATCATCTACGTGTCAAAGCGGTTCGGAACCAGATGGAAGTCCTCACCAAGATGATAAATGAGGTGCGCCGGAACCGTGACCAGATTCGGGCCAAGCTTCAAGAGGTCACGCATGTCCAAAGAGCACAACAGCAAAAGCTCCAAATTGACGAGCAAGAGCAAGTTCTGGTTGCGCTAAGAGCGGAGCTCGAATCTCTGGAGCGTGCTGTTGAGGAAAAAGCCAAGCAAGTACAGAATGGACTCACGAGCGTCGACGAGCTCAATAAGGAGCAGGCTAAGCTCAAGGAGATGAAGGCTCGCTATCAAGTTGCAGAGAGCCGCCTCAAGCAGCTCAAAGGGTAG
- a CDS encoding metallophosphoesterase family protein, with translation MRLLLLSDIHCQWRDFDPTRYPTVDAILCAGDITDAGKPGQERFIESRAWVYGQAAHAPFYWVPGNHDIGFDGTEYADIPNTHCLLNKTLTLGPFSIHGVSCSPCYNAPQLARYWDFMTADPQTEQAAYDFERVDIVVSHSPPHGLCDASWDRWNGDTKLGSEALTNYLVANGPKLVVCGHIHEAAGERTLGTTRVINTAQCWTLVELSAP, from the coding sequence ATGCGCCTCTTGCTTCTCTCGGACATTCACTGTCAGTGGCGAGACTTCGACCCCACACGCTACCCCACGGTCGATGCGATCCTCTGCGCAGGGGATATCACCGATGCAGGGAAGCCGGGGCAGGAGCGGTTTATCGAGAGCCGTGCGTGGGTCTATGGGCAGGCGGCTCACGCACCGTTCTACTGGGTTCCCGGCAACCACGATATCGGCTTCGATGGCACGGAGTACGCCGATATCCCCAACACGCACTGTCTCCTCAACAAAACCCTCACCCTCGGCCCGTTCTCGATCCATGGGGTCAGCTGCTCGCCCTGCTACAACGCGCCGCAGCTCGCCCGCTACTGGGACTTCATGACCGCCGACCCCCAGACCGAGCAAGCCGCCTACGATTTTGAGCGCGTGGATATTGTCGTCTCCCATAGCCCACCCCACGGTCTCTGCGATGCAAGCTGGGACCGCTGGAACGGGGACACCAAGCTCGGCTCCGAGGCGCTGACGAACTATTTGGTTGCCAATGGGCCCAAGCTCGTGGTCTGTGGCCACATCCACGAAGCCGCCGGGGAGCGCACGCTCGGGACAACGCGGGTGATCAATACCGCGCAGTGCTGGACTTTGGTTGAGCTGTCTGCCCCCTGA
- a CDS encoding BlaI/MecI/CopY family transcriptional regulator, with protein MKDALSRRERQLMDILFARGSASVAEVCTALPDPPSYSAVRALLRILEEKGHLAHREEGKQYIYFPTQERPVAAQSALKRVVQTFFGGSVERAVTALLTEEETQLSDDELARLSELIARTKEKDDA; from the coding sequence ATGAAGGATGCACTAAGCCGACGCGAGCGGCAGCTGATGGATATTCTCTTCGCACGGGGCTCGGCCAGCGTTGCGGAGGTCTGCACCGCGCTCCCCGACCCCCCAAGCTACAGTGCGGTGCGGGCACTGCTGCGAATCCTTGAAGAGAAAGGGCATCTCGCCCACCGTGAGGAGGGGAAGCAGTACATCTACTTCCCGACCCAAGAGCGCCCGGTCGCCGCGCAGAGTGCGCTGAAGCGGGTGGTGCAGACCTTCTTTGGTGGCTCGGTGGAGAGAGCGGTCACGGCGCTCCTCACGGAAGAAGAGACACAGCTCTCCGACGATGAGCTTGCCCGGCTCTCCGAGCTAATCGCACGGACAAAGGAGAAAGACGATGCTTGA
- a CDS encoding GNAT family N-acetyltransferase, with the protein MSELRLLTAADYLAHRQLMSHAFGRGGVVEASAEPKDPPVETLGIFVDGELASSLTTCPFTVYWPGSQVGTLAMGGIAGVASHAEARGQGHVDRLLVESLGRMRAAGQVISALYPFSFSFYGRYGWGWVGEKYGATLPLRELPASKRLARRLTGEAAQTHVTEVYAASGARYRGAFVPGSRNLAGLLSESDRRLTYAYTTEGGYLLWRYPSGEGAGEVREWMTDSPEAERALLALLRDLGVQTRQGRLTLPADTTLFCQTVLNEMDVRVEPVFMGRVVDVAAALGALKTSLPDGALTLAIDDPHADWNTGTWRVTLEGGAVHVAPTTDAAQLSLGIQAFSQAFWGTPGLERLRRAGKVGVQSEAAFTQLLALLPTAPVMCWDHF; encoded by the coding sequence ATGTCTGAACTGCGCTTGTTGACTGCTGCCGACTACCTGGCCCACCGCCAGCTGATGAGTCATGCCTTTGGCCGTGGAGGAGTCGTGGAGGCTTCGGCTGAGCCTAAAGACCCTCCAGTCGAGACCCTAGGAATCTTTGTGGACGGCGAGCTGGCCTCGTCGCTGACGACGTGTCCTTTTACGGTCTACTGGCCGGGGAGCCAGGTCGGAACCTTGGCGATGGGGGGGATCGCGGGGGTGGCGAGCCATGCGGAGGCGCGCGGTCAGGGGCATGTGGATCGGCTCTTGGTGGAGTCGCTGGGGCGGATGCGGGCGGCGGGACAGGTGATCTCGGCGCTCTACCCCTTCTCCTTTTCGTTCTATGGTCGCTATGGCTGGGGCTGGGTGGGGGAGAAGTACGGGGCCACCCTGCCGCTACGGGAGCTCCCCGCCAGCAAGCGCCTGGCACGGCGGCTCACCGGTGAGGCGGCCCAGACGCACGTGACGGAGGTCTATGCCGCCAGTGGAGCACGCTACCGGGGGGCATTTGTGCCGGGCTCACGCAATCTCGCCGGCCTGCTCTCGGAGAGTGACCGGCGGCTGACCTATGCCTACACCACCGAGGGGGGCTACCTGCTCTGGCGCTACCCGAGCGGCGAGGGGGCGGGCGAGGTTCGGGAGTGGATGACCGATAGCCCTGAGGCGGAGCGGGCACTGCTGGCGCTTCTGCGGGATTTGGGGGTGCAGACACGGCAAGGGCGGCTGACCCTGCCCGCGGACACAACCCTCTTCTGCCAGACGGTTCTCAACGAGATGGACGTCCGTGTCGAGCCGGTCTTTATGGGGCGCGTGGTCGATGTCGCTGCGGCGCTAGGGGCGCTTAAGACGTCGCTGCCGGATGGGGCACTCACCCTGGCCATCGACGATCCCCATGCGGACTGGAACACGGGAACTTGGCGGGTGACTCTGGAGGGGGGAGCGGTGCACGTCGCACCAACAACCGACGCGGCGCAGCTCTCGCTGGGGATTCAGGCTTTCTCGCAGGCCTTCTGGGGCACGCCGGGGCTAGAGCGGCTGCGGCGTGCCGGGAAGGTGGGAGTGCAGAGCGAGGCGGCGTTTACGCAGCTACTGGCACTTCTCCCCACAGCGCCGGTGATGTGCTGGGACCATTTCTAG
- a CDS encoding ferrochelatase, with amino-acid sequence MNHYDALLLLSFGGPEGPDDVLPFLQNVTAGRNIPAERLLEVAEHYHHFGGVSPINGQNRALIEALRESGFPLPIYFGNRNWHPFLTDTISLMKADGVERALVFVTSAFSSYSGCRQYREDIAKACEAVGPGAPTFDKLRVFYNHPEFVAVMAERVKEALAQLPDGSRVVFTAHSIPQGMARNCDYEVQLRDSASLIASACNLYRWDLAFQSRSGPPQVPWLEPDILDYLKSLPRSAGAGGAVPGVAVVPLGFVSDHMEVLYDLDYEAKNLAEELGLAFVRAGTAGTHPRMVRLIHTLVEERTSDSPIPLALGGRGPNHDVCPVNCCLRGEGRPPAPENSR; translated from the coding sequence ATGAACCACTACGATGCCCTGCTCCTGCTCTCCTTTGGCGGCCCAGAAGGCCCCGACGATGTCCTGCCGTTTCTGCAAAACGTGACCGCGGGGCGCAATATCCCCGCCGAGCGCCTGCTGGAAGTGGCGGAGCACTACCACCACTTCGGCGGGGTCAGCCCCATCAACGGCCAGAACCGCGCCCTGATCGAGGCCCTCAGAGAGAGCGGCTTTCCTCTGCCGATCTACTTTGGCAACCGCAACTGGCACCCGTTTCTTACCGACACGATCTCGCTGATGAAGGCCGATGGGGTCGAGCGCGCGCTGGTGTTTGTGACCTCGGCGTTTAGCTCCTACTCCGGCTGCCGCCAGTACCGCGAGGATATCGCCAAGGCCTGTGAGGCGGTCGGCCCCGGCGCCCCTACTTTTGATAAGCTTCGGGTCTTCTACAACCACCCCGAGTTTGTCGCCGTGATGGCCGAGCGGGTCAAAGAGGCTCTGGCGCAGCTCCCCGACGGCTCCCGGGTGGTCTTTACGGCGCACAGTATCCCCCAGGGCATGGCACGCAACTGCGACTACGAGGTGCAGCTCCGCGACTCCGCCAGCCTGATCGCCAGCGCCTGCAACCTCTACCGCTGGGACCTGGCCTTCCAGAGCCGCAGCGGCCCGCCCCAGGTCCCCTGGCTAGAGCCCGATATCCTCGACTACCTCAAGAGTCTCCCCCGCTCCGCGGGGGCCGGGGGGGCCGTTCCCGGCGTCGCCGTGGTCCCTCTGGGCTTTGTCTCCGACCACATGGAGGTCCTCTACGACCTCGACTACGAGGCTAAGAACCTCGCGGAGGAGCTGGGGCTCGCCTTCGTGCGCGCGGGGACTGCGGGCACGCACCCCCGCATGGTGCGCCTGATCCACACCCTGGTCGAGGAGCGCACCAGCGACTCCCCCATTCCCCTCGCGCTCGGCGGTCGTGGCCCCAACCACGATGTCTGCCCCGTCAACTGCTGTCTCCGCGGCGAGGGCCGTCCCCCGGCACCAGAGAATTCCAGGTAA
- a CDS encoding MFS transporter, which produces MNVSADSPSEGRLSQFLFAGWLLLWLSLQVSDLPVKLLLKNHFQLGAADIAIFGLVTGIAWYTKPLCGWLSDSVRFFGTRRRHYLLLSSTLSGIVWCALAVLPLTYGILLGALILINAGKTLSNAVLGGILVDTGHRFGTTGRLSSQRSAVTSAVTLISGPVAGFLAGKAFGWAALASALCAFLLGAACYRFLPEAPTPRPEKRTGGSPNPLRELLRSRSLWWGLLMSFLFMLAPGFGTPLLFLQQDTLRFSPQLIGNLALLNGAAGLVGALVYGYLCHRVALRPLLVGGTLASVGAILCFLRYDTLPHAVLVTLATGFTGALATLPVADLTARATPRGNEALGFSLMVSASNVAWKFSDVLGSWLYQHKHFHFPQLVLLNAGTTLCMLLVLPLVPRSLTDKRL; this is translated from the coding sequence ATGAATGTCTCCGCCGACTCTCCCTCTGAAGGCCGCCTCTCTCAGTTTCTCTTCGCGGGCTGGCTCTTGCTCTGGCTCAGCCTACAGGTCAGCGACCTCCCCGTTAAGCTCCTCCTAAAAAACCACTTCCAGCTGGGGGCGGCAGATATCGCGATCTTTGGACTCGTGACGGGAATCGCCTGGTACACGAAGCCTCTCTGTGGCTGGCTCTCGGACTCCGTGCGGTTCTTTGGGACGCGGCGACGGCACTACTTGCTCCTGAGCTCGACTCTCTCGGGGATTGTGTGGTGTGCTCTGGCGGTGCTCCCGCTCACCTACGGCATCCTGCTGGGCGCGCTGATCCTGATCAACGCGGGCAAGACCCTCTCCAATGCGGTCTTAGGCGGGATCTTGGTCGACACCGGGCACCGCTTTGGCACGACCGGGCGCCTGAGCTCGCAGCGCAGTGCGGTAACCAGCGCCGTGACTCTCATCTCGGGGCCTGTGGCGGGGTTTCTTGCAGGAAAGGCATTTGGCTGGGCCGCTCTTGCCAGTGCGCTCTGCGCCTTTCTTCTGGGGGCCGCCTGCTACCGCTTCCTCCCCGAGGCACCCACACCGCGCCCCGAAAAGCGCACGGGAGGGTCGCCGAACCCGCTTCGGGAGCTCCTGCGCTCCCGCTCGCTCTGGTGGGGCCTGCTGATGAGCTTCTTGTTCATGCTCGCGCCGGGCTTTGGCACCCCATTGCTGTTTCTTCAGCAGGACACCCTACGCTTCTCCCCGCAGCTCATCGGCAACCTCGCCCTGCTCAATGGCGCTGCAGGGCTTGTGGGGGCTCTCGTCTACGGATACCTCTGCCACCGTGTTGCCCTGCGCCCCCTGCTCGTAGGCGGCACGCTGGCGTCGGTGGGGGCGATTCTCTGCTTCCTGCGCTACGATACTCTGCCTCATGCCGTTCTGGTGACCCTCGCAACGGGCTTTACAGGCGCACTCGCCACCCTCCCGGTAGCGGACCTGACGGCGCGGGCGACTCCTCGTGGCAACGAGGCCCTCGGCTTCTCATTGATGGTGAGTGCCTCCAATGTCGCCTGGAAGTTCTCCGATGTGCTCGGCTCCTGGCTCTACCAGCACAAGCACTTTCACTTTCCCCAGCTCGTGCTTTTGAATGCAGGCACGACACTGTGCATGCTCTTGGTTCTTCCGCTCGTCCCTCGCTCGCTGACAGACAAGCGCCTCTAA
- a CDS encoding MTAP family purine nucleoside phosphorylase: MSIAIIGGTGVGQFPLEGEPERVLVSTRWGDAEVVRGVLSGKTVYFLARHGGGHKIPPHKINFRANIAALATLRVKAVFATTAVGSLRADWGPGTLVVLDDLIDFCLTRTGKTFFDETPVHTDVTRPYSEPLRQALLTVGEDVRDGGTYLCADGPRYETSAEVRLFASWGAHVVGMTGIPEATLAREAGLHYAGISLVTNLGAGIGEGEISHEGVEAVMAETGVRLRRLLTGAVERLNTEALPKIGPGAFSAG, from the coding sequence ATGAGCATTGCAATTATCGGAGGGACGGGAGTCGGGCAGTTTCCGCTGGAGGGCGAGCCGGAGCGGGTTCTGGTGAGCACGCGCTGGGGGGACGCCGAGGTGGTGCGTGGGGTGCTCTCGGGCAAGACGGTGTACTTTCTGGCGCGGCACGGCGGCGGGCACAAGATTCCGCCGCATAAGATCAACTTCCGCGCCAATATCGCCGCGCTTGCCACACTGCGGGTGAAGGCGGTCTTTGCGACCACAGCCGTGGGGAGCCTGCGCGCCGACTGGGGGCCAGGAACCCTGGTGGTCCTCGACGATCTCATCGACTTCTGCCTCACGCGCACCGGCAAGACCTTCTTCGACGAGACACCCGTCCACACCGATGTGACGCGCCCTTACTCCGAGCCGCTACGGCAAGCGCTGCTTACCGTGGGCGAGGATGTGCGCGATGGGGGAACGTACCTCTGCGCCGACGGGCCGCGCTACGAAACATCGGCGGAGGTGCGCCTCTTTGCATCGTGGGGGGCGCATGTGGTGGGAATGACCGGCATCCCGGAGGCAACCCTGGCGCGTGAGGCGGGGTTGCACTACGCGGGCATCTCGCTGGTCACCAACTTGGGCGCGGGGATTGGCGAGGGAGAGATTAGCCACGAAGGAGTCGAGGCCGTGATGGCCGAGACCGGTGTACGCCTCCGTCGCCTGCTCACCGGAGCCGTGGAGCGCCTCAACACCGAAGCGCTCCCCAAGATCGGACCCGGCGCGTTTTCCGCCGGTTGA
- a CDS encoding chlorite dismutase family protein, which produces MRPRSTTDTPAAPPAGRQLSRRQYVRFAFYKLDPAWRRLPEDEQAAQKRELSSVIQNFNRRMLLRPYSTVGTRADCELLLWQITESPLVFQELATALLRTRMGSYLQIAYSYFSQTKRSVYEIRVGGADSSEEEERLVIDPSEAKYVFVYPFIKTRDWYQLSKHTRQGVMDEHIEVGKKYPSIRLNTTYSFGIDDYEFILAFETDEPADFLDLVQELRETESSRYTLQDTPLFTCVNLRLDEALDTLGGPPIAEALAAGEARESWVEVCPLADLAPGQARTVFLEGKMVGVFNIKGEILAINNRCSHARGPLCEGTINSDECSVVCPWHYGKFDLRTGAAIDGVVKKPVETFQTKIENEMIWVGTKLL; this is translated from the coding sequence ATGAGACCACGATCCACCACCGATACCCCCGCCGCGCCGCCGGCAGGACGGCAGCTCAGCCGCCGCCAGTATGTCCGCTTCGCCTTCTACAAGCTCGACCCGGCCTGGCGTCGCCTGCCCGAGGACGAGCAAGCAGCGCAGAAGCGCGAGCTTTCGAGTGTCATCCAGAACTTCAACCGGCGCATGCTCCTGCGCCCCTACAGCACGGTCGGCACCCGCGCGGACTGCGAGCTGCTTCTCTGGCAGATCACCGAGAGTCCGCTGGTCTTCCAGGAGCTAGCCACCGCCCTGCTACGCACCCGCATGGGCAGCTACCTCCAGATCGCCTACTCCTACTTCTCCCAGACCAAGCGCTCGGTCTACGAGATTCGGGTGGGCGGTGCCGATAGCAGCGAGGAAGAGGAGCGGCTGGTCATCGATCCGTCGGAGGCCAAGTATGTCTTTGTCTACCCGTTTATCAAGACCCGCGACTGGTACCAGCTCTCCAAGCACACGCGGCAGGGGGTGATGGACGAGCACATCGAGGTGGGGAAAAAGTACCCGTCGATTCGCCTCAACACCACCTACAGCTTCGGGATCGACGACTACGAGTTTATCCTGGCCTTCGAGACCGACGAGCCCGCGGACTTCTTGGACCTGGTGCAAGAGCTGCGCGAGACCGAGTCCAGCCGCTACACGCTCCAAGATACGCCGCTCTTTACCTGTGTCAATCTTCGCCTCGACGAAGCCCTCGACACGCTTGGTGGCCCTCCCATCGCCGAGGCCTTGGCTGCCGGCGAGGCGCGAGAGAGCTGGGTGGAGGTCTGCCCCCTCGCGGACCTTGCTCCGGGCCAGGCGCGGACGGTGTTTCTGGAGGGCAAGATGGTCGGGGTCTTCAACATCAAGGGCGAGATCCTCGCCATCAACAACCGCTGCAGCCACGCCCGCGGCCCGCTCTGTGAGGGAACTATCAACAGCGACGAGTGTTCTGTTGTCTGTCCCTGGCACTACGGTAAGTTCGACCTGAGGACCGGCGCCGCAATCGACGGCGTGGTCAAGAAGCCGGTGGAGACCTTCCAGACCAAGATCGAGAATGAGATGATCTGGGTCGGAACGAAGCTATTATGA
- the hisG gene encoding ATP phosphoribosyltransferase, with protein MKLKLGLPKGSLQDATFKLFAQAGWTVRVDSRSYHPVIDDPELEPILMRPQEIPRYLEDGVIDAGLTGWDWIKDNGADVVEVCELTYSKATRNPMRIVLAVAGDSEIQSVKDLEGKRLATEYVRLTTKWLEENGVTAHVEFSWGADEMKVPQLVDAIVVNTETGSSLKAHKLRIVGDPIIISTTRFVANKTAWADPEKRAKIEAMGMLLTGALNAGALVGLKLNVAKEDFESVIAQLPALKKPTVSPLWGNEGFAIEIIIEEHQARDLIPRLKRAGASGLVEYPLNKVVY; from the coding sequence ATGAAACTCAAGCTCGGCTTGCCTAAGGGCAGCCTTCAGGACGCCACTTTTAAGCTCTTCGCGCAGGCCGGTTGGACCGTGCGCGTGGACTCTCGCTCGTACCATCCCGTGATCGATGACCCCGAGCTCGAACCGATTCTCATGCGCCCGCAGGAGATCCCCCGCTACCTCGAAGACGGGGTGATCGACGCCGGCCTGACGGGCTGGGACTGGATCAAGGACAACGGTGCCGATGTTGTCGAGGTCTGTGAGCTTACCTACTCCAAGGCGACCCGCAACCCGATGCGTATCGTGCTCGCGGTCGCCGGTGACTCCGAGATTCAGTCGGTCAAGGACCTGGAGGGCAAGCGGCTCGCCACCGAGTACGTCCGCCTCACCACTAAATGGCTGGAGGAAAACGGGGTCACGGCCCATGTCGAGTTTAGCTGGGGCGCAGACGAGATGAAGGTCCCGCAGCTAGTCGATGCCATCGTGGTCAATACGGAGACGGGCTCTAGCCTCAAGGCCCACAAGCTCCGCATTGTCGGGGACCCGATCATTATCTCCACCACCCGCTTTGTCGCCAATAAGACCGCCTGGGCCGACCCTGAGAAGCGTGCCAAGATCGAGGCGATGGGAATGCTCCTGACCGGCGCACTCAACGCCGGAGCGCTCGTGGGGCTCAAGCTCAATGTCGCCAAAGAGGACTTTGAGTCCGTGATCGCCCAGCTTCCCGCACTCAAGAAGCCGACCGTCAGCCCGCTCTGGGGCAATGAAGGCTTTGCGATCGAGATCATTATTGAGGAGCACCAGGCCCGCGACCTCATCCCCCGCCTCAAGCGTGCCGGTGCCAGCGGCCTGGTCGAGTATCCGCTCAACAAAGTGGTCTACTAA